One window from the genome of Streptomyces cadmiisoli encodes:
- a CDS encoding NAD(P)-dependent oxidoreductase, which produces MKLVVFGAHSPTGHLVTATAVAAGHTVTAITGRPAEFPFSDRGVQVADADLMDADAVDWVMWGHDAVVSVIGAPPSRRPVTVHSQGVYNIVKAMVNHGLRRLVCASSAGLDAVDQPRRGRLRRRAFLPGRRAVHEDVLRMENVVRESGLDWTLVRPGRLVSRGDVTDYRLATHAAPRRFTSRADLAHALVREATGRGRVRETVYVTTGHLAATFRSAPRNCDT; this is translated from the coding sequence ATGAAACTGGTCGTGTTCGGCGCCCACAGCCCGACCGGTCACCTGGTCACCGCCACCGCGGTGGCCGCGGGCCACACCGTCACCGCGATCACGGGGCGGCCCGCCGAGTTCCCCTTCTCCGACCGCGGGGTGCAGGTCGCCGACGCGGACCTGATGGACGCCGACGCGGTGGACTGGGTGATGTGGGGGCACGACGCCGTCGTCTCGGTGATCGGCGCGCCGCCCTCCAGAAGGCCGGTCACCGTGCACTCGCAGGGCGTCTACAACATCGTGAAGGCGATGGTGAACCACGGTCTGCGGCGGCTGGTGTGCGCGAGTTCCGCCGGCCTCGACGCGGTGGACCAGCCCCGGCGGGGCCGGCTGCGCCGCCGGGCGTTCCTGCCGGGCAGGCGCGCGGTGCACGAGGACGTGCTGCGGATGGAGAACGTGGTGCGCGAGTCCGGGCTCGACTGGACCCTGGTGCGGCCGGGCAGGCTGGTGAGCCGCGGCGACGTCACGGACTACCGTCTCGCCACGCACGCGGCGCCGCGCCGCTTCACCTCCCGGGCCGATCTCGCGCACGCCCTGGTCCGCGAGGCCACCGGCCGCGGCCGGGTGCGGGAGACCGTGTACGTCACCACCGGGCACCTCGCGGCCACCTTCCGCTCCGCGCCGCGGAATTGCGATACGTAA
- a CDS encoding IS701 family transposase, protein MSRSLFASLPRADQRKKGVEYVRGLLEAPGRKSIRNIANLIGGRATDQSLHHFISESTWDWTPVRQALARYLVPRLPAEAWVVHSTVIRKAGQHSVGVDRRFVPAEGRVLNAQQAVGVWAACGGRSSPVDWGLHLPQAWIDDRSLRSRASIPDSAGAETLSDRAAKLCVDMVSEWAMPVRPVVLDACSLNAAMLFDRLGRVGIPLLARIDPSLPLIVNDAALTGHRGSASMPACEVVRAANGSRQPVRWRLPGHGGGARSGLLASVTVKLPSGRTGRLRAGHGRRLTLVGLAESRRPDGTQLWLTDLADRQPAVVLPLFTLLDRVEHDYFEVAKSVGVEDYVGRSFDGWHRHMTLASAAHAVAVLSCARRPAGRRAGGAAHGT, encoded by the coding sequence ATGTCGAGGTCCTTGTTCGCCTCGCTGCCACGCGCCGACCAGCGGAAGAAGGGCGTCGAGTACGTCAGGGGCCTGTTGGAGGCGCCGGGCCGCAAGTCGATAAGGAACATCGCGAATCTGATAGGCGGCCGGGCGACCGATCAGAGCCTGCACCACTTCATCAGTGAGTCGACCTGGGACTGGACGCCGGTGCGCCAGGCGCTCGCCCGTTATCTGGTGCCCCGTCTGCCGGCGGAGGCCTGGGTGGTGCACAGCACGGTGATCCGCAAGGCGGGGCAGCACTCCGTGGGAGTGGACCGCCGGTTCGTGCCCGCCGAGGGACGTGTCCTCAACGCCCAGCAGGCCGTCGGCGTCTGGGCCGCCTGCGGCGGCCGCAGCAGCCCGGTGGACTGGGGCCTTCATCTGCCCCAGGCGTGGATCGACGACCGCTCGCTGCGCAGCCGGGCCTCGATCCCGGACAGCGCCGGGGCCGAGACGCTGTCGGACCGGGCCGCGAAACTCTGCGTGGACATGGTGTCGGAGTGGGCGATGCCGGTACGGCCGGTGGTGCTCGACGCCTGCTCCCTCAACGCGGCCATGCTCTTCGACCGCCTGGGCCGCGTGGGCATCCCCCTGCTGGCCAGGATCGACCCCTCGCTCCCGCTGATCGTCAACGACGCCGCCCTGACCGGGCACCGGGGTTCGGCGAGCATGCCGGCCTGCGAGGTGGTCCGGGCGGCCAACGGCAGCCGGCAGCCGGTGCGGTGGCGGCTGCCGGGCCACGGGGGCGGTGCGCGCTCGGGGCTGCTGGCGAGCGTGACCGTGAAGCTCCCCTCGGGGCGGACCGGAAGGCTGCGGGCCGGGCACGGCCGGCGGCTGACGCTCGTCGGTCTGGCCGAGAGCCGCCGGCCGGACGGGACCCAGCTGTGGCTGACCGATCTGGCGGACCGCCAACCGGCCGTGGTGCTCCCGCTGTTCACCCTGCTGGACCGGGTCGAGCACGACTACTTCGAGGTGGCCAAGAGCGTCGGCGTCGAGGACTACGTGGGCCGCTCGTTCGACGGCTGGCACCGGCACATGACCCTCGCCTCGGCCGCGCACGCCGTCGCCGTGCTGTCCTGCGCCCGGCGGCCGGCCGGCCGGCGGGCGGGCGGAGCGGCACACGGCACCTGA
- a CDS encoding 3-deoxy-7-phosphoheptulonate synthase: protein MDNPVLDIGSKPARQQPRWDDTETARRVRRHLLASPGLVAPEEVRTLRSALAEVAAGRALVVQAGDCAEDPAECTAGHIARKAGLLDALAAELRAGTGRPVLRVGRMAGQFGKPRSKPTEWVGDVELPVYRGHLVNGPEPDARSRRPDPLRMLSCYRASAAVLRNLDRYRTQGRPGTGARVWTSHEALVLDYEVPLVRRDPAGALFLTSTHWPWIGDRTRQPDGAHVALLAAVANPVACKVGPGMTVEELLALCERLDPAREPGRLTLIGRMGAESVAHRLPPLVAAVRAAGHPVVWLCDPMHGNTVTAPDGRKTRYLDWIVREVRDFRGAVRAAGGVAGGLHLEATPDRVAECAAHPSDTDRDREPYTSLCDPRLGPDQAVAVVSAWGA from the coding sequence GTGGACAACCCTGTGCTCGACATCGGATCGAAACCGGCCCGGCAGCAGCCGAGGTGGGACGACACGGAGACGGCCCGTCGGGTACGGCGGCACCTGCTGGCCTCGCCGGGACTGGTGGCCCCCGAGGAGGTGCGCACCCTGCGCTCGGCGCTCGCCGAGGTGGCCGCCGGACGGGCCCTCGTGGTGCAGGCGGGCGACTGCGCCGAGGACCCCGCCGAGTGCACCGCGGGCCATATCGCCCGCAAGGCGGGCCTGCTCGACGCGCTCGCGGCCGAGCTGCGGGCCGGCACGGGCCGGCCGGTGCTCCGGGTGGGCCGGATGGCGGGGCAGTTCGGCAAGCCGCGCTCCAAACCGACCGAGTGGGTCGGCGACGTCGAACTGCCCGTCTACCGCGGCCACCTGGTCAACGGCCCCGAGCCGGACGCCCGCAGCAGGCGGCCGGACCCGCTGCGCATGCTGTCCTGCTACCGCGCCTCCGCTGCGGTACTGCGAAATCTGGACCGGTACCGCACGCAGGGACGGCCGGGGACCGGAGCGCGGGTGTGGACGAGTCACGAGGCGCTGGTGCTGGACTACGAGGTCCCGCTGGTGCGCCGGGACCCGGCCGGGGCGCTGTTCCTCACCTCCACCCACTGGCCGTGGATCGGTGACCGCACCCGCCAGCCGGACGGCGCCCATGTCGCGCTGCTCGCCGCGGTCGCCAACCCGGTGGCCTGCAAGGTGGGACCCGGTATGACGGTGGAGGAACTGCTCGCGCTGTGCGAGCGCCTGGACCCCGCCCGCGAGCCCGGCCGGCTCACCCTGATCGGCCGGATGGGCGCGGAGTCGGTGGCCCACCGGCTGCCGCCGCTCGTGGCGGCCGTGCGGGCGGCGGGGCACCCCGTCGTCTGGCTGTGCGACCCGATGCACGGCAACACGGTGACCGCGCCGGACGGGCGCAAGACGCGCTATCTGGACTGGATCGTGCGCGAGGTGCGGGACTTCCGCGGCGCGGTGCGCGCGGCCGGCGGCGTCGCCGGCGGCCTGCACCTGGAGGCCACCCCGGACCGGGTGGCCGAGTGCGCGGCGCACCCGTCCGACACCGACCGGGACCGCGAGCCCTACACCAGCCTGTGCGATCCGCGGCTCGGCCCGGACCAGGCGGTGGCCGTGGTCTCGGCCTGGGGCGCGTAG